In one window of Nothobranchius furzeri strain GRZ-AD chromosome 11, NfurGRZ-RIMD1, whole genome shotgun sequence DNA:
- the lrrc53 gene encoding leucine-rich repeat-containing protein 53 yields the protein MTCIWLMLLLPVVTVQRVSPVPSCPASCVLCSEDAIICQRLAHFIDAARSTQALLLLEGSISAVQPASFSNLTNITVLGLSDNQISELSGEAFRHLPFLQTLLLDHNFLTSQTLQGGALTNLTHLEVLTLGHNLITMVRASWFRGMKALLSLKLEGNLLTTLDSGSFPLNDFRYLESLDLSDNLLQQLDRFSFRGLMSLKTLDLSRNRLHSAPAEAFSYLAWLTNLNLDLNLWNCSCELVDLASVLSSFIQQPDKSLYNGRRMVCVSTDNPAVTTVLELTEANCVPSNQNITLKIETKGGVTPQEYARNLAITAVICFIGGVGLTLLVVLIYHQVSQRKAVKEICRLEEEEDQSSPAANHSYHLDAAERTRDALFYADSSELWNKDSSTLDGRTDRRVGRSQSRTNGQIPVRKDNWMNGGIRAEEDKERRRVKKMMMDEERSRTAVHQQNSIRDVLNTHNTSSSSHPLRETTETWPSHRADRNMDNHRTDMDENIRGNENFFCKSCLRMSKVPEQDEVQALNGRGRNRQFETVTNTEFKRDSRNVKFDLQSLKTRQEEGSLQDEAAALGHKAQPSRSLKVKLNLNPLRKTKVHPGRRSKLSENESPKRRKQKKRHGKDREEVDGEEKRERKLKRSREKGRQSSNNGREEEEMKQQEGGKRKDAKMKKAASQDEREGQQGSEGKPKENQNPEGFTPVTQGLQVPVQYQTAGLGRGGAQTFPFFPADRNFSLLGSAGSQLTGNSLSLQGGSALPFTSGPPNILLPGANPPGAGLSGSNATPRASTEGFGRPATSSVPLLTSQELSLSLANPAASPALLSQNQLPSESSAPGIFLKPDPAGQSSQTGEGLLQPRTAPVTDSIPDRGQDVSGAPSQVSEQETTVDNMSNGQTETRAVPAGSTANLPPGAAPLPEGAAAGVDVSALESDSPPEAAAGALLHQELLSEEGGSSPRRRLKLIIPEKTSSRPPTALERKIR from the exons ATGACCT GTATTTGGCTGATGCTCCTGCTGCCAGTTGTTACAGTCCAGCGTGTGTCTCCTGTCCCTTCCTGTCCTGCTTCCTGTGTGCTTTGTTCTGAGGACGCAATCATCTGTCAGAGGCTGGCTCACTTTATTG ATGCTGCACGGTCGACCCAggctctgctgctgctggagggctCCATCTCTGCGGTCCAACCTGCTTCGTTCTCAAACCTCACAAACATCACAGTTTTAg GTCTGAGTGATAACCAGATCTCAGAGCTCAGTGGAGAGGCCTTCAGACACCTACCCTTCCTTCAGACGTTACTTCTGGACCACAACTTCCTGACCAGCCAGACGTTACAGGGTGGAGCTCTGACCAATCTCACCCACCTGGAGGTTCTCACCCTGGGCCACAACCTCATCACCATG GTGCGGGCTAGTTGGTTTAGAGGCATGAAGGCTTTACTGAGTCTAAAGCTCGAGGGAAACCTGCTCACCACACTGGACTCTGGATCCTTTCCTCTGAATGACTTCAGGTATCTGGAGAGTCTGGATTTGTCAGATAATTTGCTTCAACAACTTGacagattcag TTTCAGAGGCCTGATGAGCTTGAAGACTCTGGATCTCTCCAGGAACCGTCTGCATTCTGCACCCGCTGAGGCATTTTCCTACCTCGCCTGGTTGACAAACCTCAACTTGGACCTGAACTTGTGGAACTGCTCCTGTGAGCTGGTGGATCTGGCATCTGTCCTCTCCAGCTTCATTCAACAACCAGACAAG AGCCTCTATAATGGCCGCCGGATGGTGTGTGTGAGCACCGACAACCCGGCCGTGACCACGGTTCTGGAGCTGACCGAGGCCAACTGTGTCCCCTCCAATCAGAATATCACGTTGAAGATCGAGACAAAAGGTGGTGTGACACCTCAAGAGTACGCTCGAAATCTGGCCATTACCGCGGTGATCTGCTTCATTG GCGGTGTTGGTTTGACCCTTCTAGTAGTCCTGATTTACCACCAAGTGTCTCAGAGGAAAGCTGTCAAAGAAATATGTAGACTTGAAGAGGAAGAAGATCAAAGCAGCCCTGCGGCTAACCACTCCTATCATCTGGACGCTGCGGAGAGGACCAGGGACGCTCTGTTTTACGCCGACAGCAGCGAGCTGTGGAACAAAGACTCCTCGACGTTGGACGGAAGAACGGATCGTCGTGTTGGACGTTCACAGAGCAGGACCAATGGACAGATTCCAGTGAGGAAGGACAACTGGATGAACGGGGGAATTAGAGCTGAGGAGGACAAGGAGAGGAGGAGAGTTAAGAAGATGATGATGGACGAAGAGAGGAGTCGGACAGCTGTCCATCAACAGAACTCAATCAGGGATGTTCTGAATACACACAACACCAGCTCTTCTTCTCATCCACTCAGAGAGACGACAGAAACCTGGCCATCCCATAGAGCTGACAGGAACATGGACAACCACAGGACTGACATGGATGAAAACATCAGAGGTAATGAGAACTTCTTCTGCAAAAGCTGCCTCAGGATGTCCAAAGTACCAGAGCAGGATGAGGTTCAGGCTCTGAACGGCAGAGGAAGGAACAGACAGTTTGAAACGGTAACAAACACAGAGTTCAAAAGAGACTCGAGAAATGTGAAGTTTGATCTTCAGAGTCTGAAGACCAGACAGGAGGAGGGAAGCCTGCAGGACGAGGCTGCAGCTCTCGGGCACAAAGCCCAACCCAGCCGCTCGCTCAAGGTCAAACTCAACCTCAACCCTCTCAGAAAAACCAAGGTTCATCCCGGGAGGAGAAGCAAGCTCTCAGAAAACGAGAGCCccaagagaagaaaacagaaaaaacgCCACGGAAAAGACAGAGAAGAGGTGGACGGAGAGGAGAAACGTGAGAGGAAATTAAAGCGTAGCAGAGAGAAAGGGAGGCAATCCTCCAACAAtggaagggaggaggaggagatgaaacAACAGGAAGGAGGGAAAAGAAAGGATGCCAAGATGAAAAAAGCAGCTTCACAGGATGAGAGAGAAGGCCAGCAAGGTTCTGAAGGAAAACCGAAGGAGAACCAGAACCCAGAGGGCTTCACACCTGTGACACAAGGTCTGCAGGTACCAGTTCAGTACCAGACGGCTGGACTGGGACGGGGCGGCGCTCAGACCTTCCCCTTCTTTCCTGCAGACAGGAACTTCTCCTTGCTGGGATCAGCTGGCTCACAGCTAACCGGCAACAGTCTTTCTCTTCAGGGAGGGAGTGCTCTTCCCTTCACATCAGGACCACCTAACATACTACTACCTGGTGCTAATCCTCCTGGTGCAGGCCTCAGTGGGTCCAACGCGACCCCAAGAGCTTCCACTGAGGGCTTCGGCAGACCAGCCACGTCTTCAGTGCCTCTCCTCACGTCACAAGAACTCAGCCTGAGTTTAGCGAACCCAGCTGCTAGTCCAGCCCTCTTGTCTCAGAACCAGCTTCcttctgaaagctctgctcctggGATTTTCCTGAAGCCCGATCCAGCAGGTCAAAGTTCACAGACGGGAGAAGGACTACTTCAGCCTCGAACAGCTCCAGTCACAGACAGCATCCCTGACCGAGGTCAGGATGTGTCTGGAGCTCCTTCACAGGTTTCTGAACAGGAGACAACAGTGGACAACATGTCAAACGGTCAAACAGAGACCAGAGCTGTCCCTGCTGGCTCCACCGCCAACCTGCCACCTGGTGCTGCACCTTTACCTGAaggtgcagcagcaggtgtggacGTCTCAGCCTTAGAGAGCGACTCTCCTCCAGAAGCTGCAGCCGGGGCTCTCCTGCATCAGGAGCTCCTGTCGGAGGAGGGAGGTTCGTCTCCGAGGAGGAGGCTGAAGCTGATTATCCCCGAAAAGACATCCAGCCGCCCCCCCACTGCACTGGAGAGGAAAATACGCTAG